From the Hevea brasiliensis isolate MT/VB/25A 57/8 chromosome 15, ASM3005281v1, whole genome shotgun sequence genome, one window contains:
- the LOC110669716 gene encoding MLP-like protein 31, with protein MVLLGKLEADVEVNAPADQFHDVFSCRPHHVSIMSPEKIQGCELHEGEWGKEGAVVCWNYSHDGSPKIAKEIIEAIDDVNFSTTFKVVEGDLLKDYKSFKLIVQATPKEKGSLVHWTFEYEKINENTPDPNTLLEFVVHCSKDIAAHLTQAQKN; from the exons ATGGTCCTCTTAGGGAAATTGGAGGCAGATGTAGAGGTGAATGCTCCTGCAGATCAGTTTCATGATGTCTTCAGCTGCAGACCACACCATGTATCCATTATGAGCCCCGAAAAGATTCAAGGTTGCGAACTGCATGAAGGTGAATGGGGCAAAGAAGGCGCTGTTGTCTGCTGGAATTATTCTCATG ATGGGTCTCCCAAGATTGCCAAGGAGATAATCGAAGCCATAGACGATGTGAACTTTTCAACCACCTTCAAAGTGGTAGAAGGAGATCTCCTGAAGGATTACAAGAGCTTCAAACTCATCGTTCAAGCTACACCAAAGGAGAAGGGAAGCTTGGTGCACTGGACCTTCGAATATGAGAAGATCAACGAGAATACTCCAGATCCCAATACACTGCTAGAGTTTGTTGTTCATTGCAGCAAGGATATTGCTGCTCACCTTACGCAAGCCCAAAAGAACTGA